From the genome of Hymenobacter gelipurpurascens:
GGCAGCTGAGGTAGCTGACTCATCAGAACAGTCCTGACGGTAGTACAGGCCCATGGTGCCCAGGCCGGGCACGTCCTGCTTAGTCCATTCGCGCACTGGGTTTTCAGCACCACCATGCGCAACACCACGGTCGCAGTCTGGGTCGATACGCGACACGATGCCGACGGCACCGTTGCCTACCAGGTACTGCACAGCGCGGTTGCCAGCGCCAGCAATCACGCGGTTAGACGAGAAGAACGAGCCTACACCGTCCAGCACGTAGCTCAGGTCGCCTTCGTCGGTTGTGCCTTGGCCCTGAATCTTACGCACATCGGCCATCGACATGGGGTTGGCCAGCACGTCAGGCGTACCGGTCAGGTCCATCGTTTCCAGAATCGACTGGATGAAGTTGTAGTAGTCCAGACGCTCCGCATCCGATACCTGCAGGGCATCGTTGGCTTCAGGGAAGTAAGCCAGGATAGGAGCGGGGAAATACTGGTTTTTGCTCAGCTCCAGGTGGTCTACACATTTCTGGTCCAGCAGGGTCATAGCGGCCAAGCGGCGCGCTTCGAACATGCGGTAGATGTAGTCCTGCTCACCCAGCTCATTGTTAATGAACTGCGAACGGATGATAGGGAAGCCGAACGACAACGTGAAGAATTCGAACGTTACGAGCTTCGAATTCAAGCCACCTACCTGCACGGCGCAAGTGCGCGTGTTGCCGATGGTGGGGTTGATGTAGTCGATGACAGGAGCCTGCACGACACGGCCGAAGCTGTTTTCCAGCGCGGTTTTAAGCTCTCCCGTAATTGCACCTGTGGGCGAAGCAGTCTGCTTGCGGTAGAGGGAGAGGGCACCGAAGTTGGAGCCGCGTAGTTCCAGCGAGTCCAGGCCGCCGGGACCACGGCGGTAGCGGGTGCGGACGTTCTGCTTAAGGGTTTGGGCGAATGAGGCCATTTTCTTGAGAGTGAAATAAATGAGGTGAAACAGATCCTGCCTCGGTCGTCCCGTAACCTTGCAGAGGGTAAGCGTAAGCGTAAAACGGAGCCGGCAAGCGTCCCTTGCCGCCGGGTCCGGTAGTTCTATCGCATCGGAAGTTTGTCGCCTGCCAGGCTATCCCAGGCGGCATCGTACTCCTTGGTGTCCTGGCCTAGGCCAAGCTCCATGAGGTAGTCCATCAGTTGGCTCTGCGACTTTACAGTGGCAGGCAAAGAGGTCGGAACTGCCTTGCGGCCGGTGCCACCTGCACCACCTGCACCACCATTGCCACCCTGGCCACCAGCACCACCACCAGCACCCGGCTGGCCATTATCGACTACATCCTTCAGCAGATCGGCCAATAGGTCCGAAGCCGTAGCGGGCTGGTTGTCCTTGTTCAGGGCCACCTTGCCATCCCGGAGGTAGACGACGGACTCAGTGCCATCAGCATTCTTCTGGGCGGCTGCCATGCCGACAATCGCACTGGTAGCGTTATCAACAGCCAGCTTGCGTAGCGACTCGGGAAGGGCAGCATTCAGCTTTACTTCGCGCAACCCATCCCGGATATCGAGCATAACATCCTTCTGGAACAGCTTGGTGTCGCGGTCCTTGATGTCGTTCTGATAGGTTTCCTCCTTTTTCTGAAGGGCCTCCAGTTGCGCTTTCAGCGTTTCGTTGCCGTTGCCATCCTTGATCTGCTTCTCTAATTCCGCAATCTTGGTTTGCAGCGGCGTGGTTGCCTCTGTGACGCTGGTTTTCAGACCACCAATGACGCGCTTGGCGAATTCGTAGGTCTTCTCCGTTGGATTCTTGGCAATGCCAGAGGTATCGAAGATGTCCTTATCCAAGCCATCGTAGATCTCTTTGGTTTTGGTGCCGATGAAGGTGTTTTCCTCCTCTGCGGTGCGCGCTACGTAGCCTTGGCTTTTAACGGCACCTACGAGGTGATCCTTTAGAGCAGGGTTGGCTGCCACGGCAGCGGTCAGCTCTTCAGGGGTAAACGTATTGTCTGTGATGGCCATACTGAGTCCCGTTCAGTCGGTAGTTATGGGTGGGAAATGATTATGCGGTATTCGGTGCGGATGGGAGAGGAGAAGTGAGCCGGCCCCGTTTGATCCCACCCGCTGGGACCGGCTCAGGTCGCTTATGCAGCGTCCGTTTCCTCTTCTTCCTGCTCCTCGCCAGCGGTGCTATCCTTGGCCTTGATCAGGTCGATCAACTCGTTATAGCCAACAGCTGGAGCTACCTCGTTATAAAGCTGCTGATAGCGCATTTGCGCATCCTGAAGAGTAGGCAGGCTAGCCAGGGGCTGAGCAGGTTGCTTAGGCTCACCTGGCTCAGCAGGTTGAGCAGCTGCTTTGGCTACAGCCTTGGGGCGTGGGTCGTGCAGAATCGTCTGCTTGTCAAACTCGGCGAACGAGTTGTTTTCTACCATGCGCTCAAACTGGGCCGGAACCAACTTTACAACTTTCGATTCCTCTACATACTTCTTGCGCACCGGATCATTTACCTCTTTGGTGAGCTTGAGGTGGATGCGGTCAGCTTCATGGGCAGGAAACTCATAAGAGTCGTCGGCATTGCCTTTGGCCTGCTCAATATCCTCGCCGCTAAGCTGCTGGCTCTGGAGCGTTTTGAGGTCTAGTTTCGCCTTTGCCGCTGGTTTCGATGCGGTTGGCGATTTTGGGGCTTTCGTTGACATAAGACAGAAGAAATGAAGTGATGGATTCGAGCTTGATGTGGTAAGGCTGCAGCGAAGCGAAGCGGCGCACATCCATCTGCTCGGACTCGAAGCGGGTGAGGTAGCGGCCGAAATCGACTTTCAGCCGCATTAGGCCTAGGTCGAATAAGTCCTTGGCCATGGTGTTGCTGTCGGAAGTAGCCAGGGCAATCATGGTCAGGATCTGCTCGACCGAGTATTCCGGATAGGGCTCCAGATCGGACAGGATCCGCATGCGGTCCAGCTGCGCCGGGTTGTTGCGCCACTGCGTCTGGTAGCGGAAGTCGCGGGCCTGGCTCAGCTCATACACGGGCCGGCCGGCTTTGCGGGCTTCGGCTTCTTCGGTGGCGAGCTGCTCCGGGGTTTTGAGGTAGAACCGCTCACCCATCGACACGAATGTGCCGCGGTACAGCGGGCCGTAGCGCAGCTTGCCCTTGGTGGTGAGGGTCCAGGCGCGGGCGCGCTCGATAGGCTTCTTGAACTCCACCAGGACATCCTGCTTGATCTCAAAGCCACCCTGCACCTGCTTGGTGTTCTTGGCTTGCTCGTTGCTGGGCTCGCCACCACCACCCAGAACCGAGCGAAGCAGCGCTTCCCGGCGGCGCTCCTGCATCAGCTGGACATGCTCCAGCACAGGAACCGACGGCGTCACCATGCCAACAGGGTCGCGGGTATCGGGCATCTCCTTGGAGGGAGCCGGTACTTCCACGTAGGAACCGGGTCCGATCAGCTCACGAGCTGCGCAGGAGGGGCATACCTTCTCGGAGTAGAGCGGGCGCTGCTCCCCATTGCTGAGCGTTTCGTAGCCTTTGATAAATGACACAAAGCCACCCTGGCATACTTCACCTTCCCCGCCCTTGTAGCCACATTCCTGCTCGAAACCCCACATGATAGGGAAGGTGCCATGCAGGCGGTAGTACTCGATAGCGGCATCCCAGAACACGTAGCGGTCCAGAGAGCCCAGCACCGACGACAGCGGGGCACGACGGGCAAGGTTGGTTACCCCATCCATCGCATCATCCCAGAGCACACGCGCTGGGCAGTAACCTAGGATGTGCGGGTTGCGCAGCACTTCCGTCCACTCTTGCTCGCCACGGGGCTTCTCGAAGATGCAGTAGGCCGCATCATCGTAGCAGGCCATGCGCTCGATCACGAGGTCTGAGCCTTCCTGACGGCGCTCTGGCAGCACGAACAGCACATACTCACAGGTCCCATCCGAACGGAGCGCTACGTCATACAACTGCTCCAACTCCAACAAAAAGACGTAGGGCTCCGGACGGGAAGTGCGCTGCTCAGCGGCCATATCGACCACTAACAGCGAGTGAGGGCGGGCCTGAATAGCCTGAAACGCATCACCAGACCAGAACTCCGACTCGCGCATTTGGGTGCGGTAGGTTTCGAAGTCCGTCTCCAGTTCAGGCGTGGCCAGTTCGCACTGCACCAAGCCATCCTGCGCCTCAAACACGCGGCGTAGGCCCGTGCTGATATCTTCTACCACGTCGGTAGAAGGCAGGGGAGCCGGTACGCACTGCTGCCAGCGGGTGAACTTATCCTTGGGCAATAGGCCCTGCGCATACTCCCGAATGTAGCGCCACCCTTCCGGCCGGCGGTCCGGGTCCATGTGCGCTATGGCGTGCAGCTGGAGGCGCTGCTCGTGCCGTAGACATGCCTCAATGGCCCCCGCGTTGGCGGGGGCCTGGAGAAGCTGACGAACCTGATCGGGAGAGAGAATCATTCGGGCCTATTCGGCGGGAGTGGTGGATTCGGCAGGCAGGTCTTTCGTCCAGCCCTTGGTGATGCCTTTCGCTTCCTGAAATGCCAGGATAGCTTTCGCATGTTCAGGCGTGAAGTCCTTGTTAGTACCAAGGCCCTGCGAGTGGAGGGTAATCTTAATATCCTCCATCGTGATGGGGGTAACAGCAGATTGTTTGGCCATGGAAGTAGGGGCAACTAAATCAGGTGAGAGAAAAAAAGGAGGGCTAGACGTCGAGCGCGCTCAGCGCTTTGAAGCTGGGCTCCGTCATCACGATGTCTTCTTCCCACCCATCTTCCAAGGTGTAGCCGAAGGGGCTGATGTTCTTGGACTTCAGGCCTTCCGAGCCGGGCGAGCCGATGTAGAAGTTGCTGAAGGGAATGGCGCGGCCGCCTGATTTATGGATCAGCGTACCGAAACGGTTGATCCAGATGATGCCAACGCGGGCCGTGCCGAGTTCAGCCGCAGATTCAGCTACTAGCTTCTTAATAGAAGCTTGGATATCGGAGGGCAGGCCAGTAAACTGACCTTTGGGCTTCACTGGGCCTTCGCCGGTGTAGAAGCCGGCGCCGCCGATGCTGGCGTTGGTGCCTTCTTCCGCAAACTGGGCCTCCGAGGAAGGCACGGTGTGGTTGGTGAAAAAGGGCGTCAGGATCAGCTTGGTGCTGTCTGGGGCTGCCATCAGCGCTACCCACTCATCAATGGTTTTGATGGTGGTATCGTCGGTGAAGGTGGGGGCGTCGTTCAGACGCACAATAGCCGCCCGGACGATCTGTTCAAAGTTTACCCCGCAAATCAGCTTGGCAATAGCAGATAAGGAGGCTGGAAGTGTGCAGTTGGCCATGACGGGCTAGGGTTGAAGTACGTACCAAATATTGTTGTACAAAATACACAACAATAATCCGTATTTACAACACCTCATGTCTGCATAAAAAAAGCCCTGCTTCTGCGTCGTATCTTCGCGGCCCCAACCTGCGATAGTATGAGTTCCAAGAAGCTGAGCACCTCCGAAGACCTGAATAGCTACGGCGCCAACAAAGCCTACATCCGTATCTTCAAGTATGCCCCACTCAACCAGTACGACCACCTGATCTGCGTGCATGGTGACCGGGGGCAGGGAACGACGGGAGAGGTAGCCCACCTCAAGATTAGCGAAGCCACCTACAACGCCATTGCTGAGCTATACCCAATTGCTGAGCGCGAATCCAACCTGTTCCGGAGCGAGTTCTTCGAAGTAGCGCAGGTGCTAGCCCTGGTGCACGCAGAAGCACTGGCTCCTGCGGAGGAAGAAGCATAACAAAAAAGCCCACCCCGTAAGACGAGGTGGGCTTTTTTGTTATCTGCGAGACTATGGGATAATTGGAGAGCCGCTGTCTGGAATCCAGTTCAGACCATCTACATAGCCATGCCAGAACTCCGCCTGGCCATCTTCTCCTACACTTAAGTAGTATTCCCAGTTGGCATAGGCCTCGTTATAAGCCCGATCCATTTCTATTTCATTCTGGCCAGTGCGCTGGGCGAAAGCTTTGCCATCTCTAAAGCCTAAAGTATAGCCAATAGGAAGAGCCACTTTGACTGTGTTAATTTTGCTAACTGGCGCAGCCTCAAGGGCTGAGCTCACGCCAAACAGCATAACTGCTAGGGCAAAAGAATACGTGATTCGTTTCATAAAAGGAAGGTGGATAGATGAATGATAGGCAAGTCTACCTATTTCCATATACCAGCGAAAGGACAATTGTCCCGCTTTTGTGACATCCGCCTAATTCACCCGCCGCATAAAGCCTTTGCGGGCGACTGGCTGCAGCTCGAACCACTCCCGCATCATGAAGGTGTCGCCGAAGTCAGGCGAGCGACCTAGGATGATCTTCTGCTCTTCCTTGGTGTTGATCTGCTTCTTGCCCTCTTTGTCCGCTTTGGCCCGCTTGATGGCTTTCAGGTCCTGCTTGATGACGTCGCGCACATCCACTACCTGGCTGCCCACTTTCATCTTCGTGGTGCGCTGGCCATCAATCAGGCAGCTATCGGAGGTGACCTCGATACGCACCTCGCCGCGGTTGGTGCGGGCCGCGCTGCGGTAGTAGCACTGGGTTTTTAGGTTCTTGTACGATTCCTTGGTGCCCGTCTCCGGATCCGGCAGGGCAGGAGCACCGCCGCTGAAGCCACTGTAGCCACCCAGCGCTACGGCATGGCCGCCGACGCCGTCCTGATCGACCAGTACATCCGACTGGGCCACGTTGTAGCGCCTACGCAGGGGCTCTACTGCCTCTACGATGTCGCGTGCGCCGGTCTTGCTGATGACCGTGATGGCAACAACGGTCCAGCCCTGCCACGCTTTGATCACGCACTTATCCTGGCCAAATCCGGCGGCGTCACAGGTGATACAGCGCCGGGGCTGGGCTTCAACTACCGGGTAGTTGGTGAACAGATCATTGAGGCGAGTCGGCTCATATAGCGCCAGGCCATCTACCTTGATTTTCCAGTTGCCTTCCAGCAGCTGGGCTTTCGTCTCCTCATCCTGGGCCATCAGGCCGGCGAGGTATTCGGGGTTTACCGCGAGCAGCTTCTTGTTCTCATAGATGCTGCCCGGAATGAAGGTGAGGCTCTTGGGGCTGGTCTGGGCCAATTCCCCAGCGAACAGGTGCGGGGCCTGCTCTACCACTTCTTCGGGCGTATCGCCCCAGATCATGTTCTCGCCGTCCCGAGTGAAGTAGCGCAGCTTACCGGCCCGCTCCGGAATGGGGAAGCCATCAGCCCCGATCCACCACGCAATAAGCTCCGCTACCCAGCTATCCGGATCCGGGTTGCAGCTGCAGCGCACGTAGGGCCGCACGCCGCACATGCTGCGGTTACGGGTGAGCATGTACCAGAACTGCTTCTTGGTGAAGTGGGTGAGCTCGTCGAAGATGATCAGCGGTATCTGGGTGCCCTGCCAGTCAAACATATTCTTCTCGTGTTGCATGTGGGCAAACGAGACGCGGGCGCCACTGGGAAACTTCCATTCCAGGTCGCCCTGCCTGGCACCTACCATCGGGTACAGGTCCTTGCTGGTATCCCACAGGCCGCCTTCGTTCGTGACCATGGCGTAGGTGCGACGGAAGATAACCGCGCCGAAGTCCTTATTGAACCGGTGGCGCGAAGCTTCGATCAGCAGGGCATATGTCTTGCCGCCGCCGGCGCCACCACCGATAATGGCGATGTCAGCAGCCGTCGATAGGGCCGCCATCTGGAAGCCTGGCTGCGGTGTAATGATCTTTGTTTCAGCTGCTGATGCAACACTCATTTGGGTTCCGGGGTACTATAGACTGATACTAACTCGTTTGATACGCTATGGATACTATCCCACAGAACCCCGATTTGCCAGTTGAAGACTCTACAAACGATCTGTGGATGGATGATTTAAGCGCCTTATCCGGGGCGTTCAATCCAGCTATGCTCACCCATGAGTTCTCTCTGCACTTGGGCCTTGGGGAGTAGCTTCCTTCTCCAGCCATTCCAGCCAGGGGAGAGCATTTCCCGGACGTGGCGAGAACACCAGGGGCCTAGGCCTTCACCACCATTGCGACGGTCCCCGTAGGCGGGGAATAGCCACTGATCGTACTGCTCGAAGAAGCGTTTGTGCACGAGGGCTTCTCGCTCGTTCAGCCAGTCTGATGCCTCCTGAGCATCCTGTGCCACCTGGCACTTCGCCTCGGCATAGCATGCGGCTATTTCATCCTGCACTGCCCAGTGAGCTGCAGTGGCCAGGTCGTCTATGAGGCTAGTCGCGTCCATTGTCGGGCATCATGATGTTGGAACCGGGCATATCGTTGCCGTTGGTGGTATGGTCCACCTTGACGGGTGCGTAAGCTCCGAGCAGCTTCAGAATCTTATCAGTCGCATCCTTGGCATCATGCAGCTCCACTGCCCAGCCGCTGCGCGTAGGCTTATAGCTCTTGATAGCACCCAGCTGGTGTAGCTCCTTGGCCTTCTGCAGATCGACGTGGGCAACTTTGCGCATGACCGTCTTGCCGTGGGATAGCTCCTTGGCATCTGGGTCTTTCTGCATGATGATCTCATACCGCAACAGCCGGCGACGAAGTCCCACCAACTTGCTGCGGTGCATCTTCATCTCTTTCTTGCTGTAGCCGGCCCGACGGGCGTACTCGTCTTCAAATTCAATCTCCTGCTCTACCTCTTCATAGAGTTCAGAGATAGGACGCATGATGCGAGGCGTATGCGGCTCCTCCTCGAAGCGAAGTAGGTCGCTCATGCTTACCCGGGCCCAGCCTGCCATGCGAGCTGCAGCCTCTTCGGGACTCATATGCAGCTTGGCTGCTTCTTCCAGTACCGCTGCCTTTATTCGCTCATCAGCCAGCATGTTAGTGGCTTGCTGCTTGGCGGTAGCTTCGCTGTAGCCTGCCATACGCGCTGCTGGAGCACCTTTCCAAAGCAACGCATAGAATTGCGCGAACCGGCGCTGATTGTGGCTCAGTGGCTTATCAGAGTGCGCGGCAGTAGTGGATTCGTCTGGCTGTCCCGTGGCCATGTCGAAAATAAAATCTGGTAAAGAAAGGTAAACCGGTATTGTTGTGTAAAGTACACACAAATATTCCGGAATTAGTGCCTCCATCTGCTGGAGTAGAACTAATTCCGGAATAGATGGGGTGCTAGGCGGCCTGGTCTAGCTCGTAGGGCATCTTATCGCCCTTGGCCTCATTGCAGGGCAAACAGAGCAGCTGCAGATTGCCTAGGTGGTTGCCGCCGCCTCGACCACGGGGAACGATGTGGTCTATCGTGAGGTACAGGCGGCTGTTGCACTGTTGGCAGTGGTTGCCATCCCGGGCGATGAGTTGCTGCCGGATGGTTTTCCGCT
Proteins encoded in this window:
- a CDS encoding terminase large subunit domain-containing protein → MSVASAAETKIITPQPGFQMAALSTAADIAIIGGGAGGGKTYALLIEASRHRFNKDFGAVIFRRTYAMVTNEGGLWDTSKDLYPMVGARQGDLEWKFPSGARVSFAHMQHEKNMFDWQGTQIPLIIFDELTHFTKKQFWYMLTRNRSMCGVRPYVRCSCNPDPDSWVAELIAWWIGADGFPIPERAGKLRYFTRDGENMIWGDTPEEVVEQAPHLFAGELAQTSPKSLTFIPGSIYENKKLLAVNPEYLAGLMAQDEETKAQLLEGNWKIKVDGLALYEPTRLNDLFTNYPVVEAQPRRCITCDAAGFGQDKCVIKAWQGWTVVAITVISKTGARDIVEAVEPLRRRYNVAQSDVLVDQDGVGGHAVALGGYSGFSGGAPALPDPETGTKESYKNLKTQCYYRSAARTNRGEVRIEVTSDSCLIDGQRTTKMKVGSQVVDVRDVIKQDLKAIKRAKADKEGKKQINTKEEQKIILGRSPDFGDTFMMREWFELQPVARKGFMRRVN
- a CDS encoding terminase small subunit yields the protein MATGQPDESTTAAHSDKPLSHNQRRFAQFYALLWKGAPAARMAGYSEATAKQQATNMLADERIKAAVLEEAAKLHMSPEEAAARMAGWARVSMSDLLRFEEEPHTPRIMRPISELYEEVEQEIEFEDEYARRAGYSKKEMKMHRSKLVGLRRRLLRYEIIMQKDPDAKELSHGKTVMRKVAHVDLQKAKELHQLGAIKSYKPTRSGWAVELHDAKDATDKILKLLGAYAPVKVDHTTNGNDMPGSNIMMPDNGRD